The following proteins come from a genomic window of Mycobacterium sp. DL:
- the hypF gene encoding carbamoyltransferase HypF — protein MTGRCRRRIGVSGVVQGVGFRPFVYTTAAAAGLSGTVRNDSSGAVIEVEGDPDDVDGFLDLLRADPPPLAVIEAVDVQNIPTIGGTGFRIEDTSRSGGGRTLVSPDVAMCADCRAEQHDPSNRRYRHAFVNCTNCGPRFTLIAGVPYDRANTTMAGFPMCADCAAEYTDPTDRRFHAQPVCCPNCGPRLSYRDRRHRRTDGEDGLRRARRLLRDGGILAVKGIGGYHLACDAANDIAVSELRRRKQRGDKPFAVMVADLPAARTLCVFDGAAQRLLSGTQRPIVLAVRSPDAPVADSVAPHNPDLGVMLAYAPLHTLLFGLPGDEPGPATLVMTSGNRGGEPICYRDDDAAERLSDLADGWLLHDRPILVPCDDSVVRVVSGVELPIRRSRGYAPLPIALPVSVPPTLAVGADLKNTMGLAEGRYAWLSQHIGDMDDLATLSAFGAATAHLGALTGVRPEILVADAHPRYRSTSWAHRHADGRPVRTVQHHHAHIAAVMAEHGLDGSGQVLGFAFDGTGYGTDGAVWGGEVLLADYKGFQRIAHMKYVPLPGGDVSVLRPYRMAMAHLWAAGVPWADDLPPVRACPPDETAVLLHQLETGLGCAPTSSMGRLFDAVAALAGVRQVVDYEAQAAIELEGLSRGADPGGLQYRFLIDFAPGATALIDPAPLLNAVVDDVRTGVSCGVIGARFHAAVARLIVSLTAEFATEGATVALSGGVFQNALLLENSITALRDNGFEVITHRRVPPNDGGIALGQIMVGTSG, from the coding sequence GTGACGGGCCGATGCCGGCGGCGGATCGGCGTGAGCGGTGTGGTCCAGGGTGTCGGATTCCGGCCCTTCGTGTACACCACCGCCGCGGCGGCCGGCCTGTCCGGCACGGTGCGCAACGACAGTTCCGGTGCCGTGATCGAGGTCGAGGGCGATCCAGACGATGTCGACGGTTTTCTCGACCTGCTGCGTGCTGACCCGCCCCCGCTGGCAGTCATCGAAGCTGTTGATGTCCAGAACATTCCGACTATCGGCGGCACCGGCTTCCGGATCGAGGACACGTCCCGTTCGGGCGGCGGTCGCACCCTCGTCTCCCCCGATGTGGCGATGTGCGCGGATTGCCGGGCGGAACAGCACGACCCGTCGAACCGTCGATACCGGCACGCCTTCGTCAACTGCACGAACTGCGGTCCGCGCTTCACGCTCATCGCCGGGGTGCCCTACGACCGCGCCAACACCACCATGGCCGGCTTCCCGATGTGCGCGGACTGCGCGGCGGAGTACACCGATCCGACCGACCGCCGGTTCCACGCCCAACCGGTGTGCTGCCCGAACTGCGGCCCGCGCCTGTCCTACAGAGACCGACGGCACCGACGCACGGACGGCGAGGACGGCCTGCGACGCGCCCGGCGATTGCTGCGGGACGGCGGCATCCTGGCGGTCAAGGGGATCGGGGGCTACCACCTGGCATGCGACGCCGCGAACGACATTGCGGTGTCTGAGCTGCGCCGCCGTAAACAGCGCGGAGACAAGCCCTTTGCCGTGATGGTTGCGGATCTGCCGGCGGCGCGCACGCTGTGTGTCTTCGACGGGGCCGCGCAGCGACTGTTGTCGGGTACGCAGCGACCGATCGTACTGGCAGTCCGGTCACCGGACGCCCCGGTCGCCGACTCGGTGGCGCCACACAATCCTGATCTGGGCGTGATGCTGGCCTACGCCCCGCTGCACACACTGCTGTTCGGGCTTCCCGGTGACGAACCGGGGCCCGCCACCTTGGTGATGACATCCGGAAACCGCGGTGGTGAACCGATCTGCTATCGCGATGATGATGCGGCAGAACGCCTTTCGGATCTGGCCGACGGTTGGCTGCTGCACGATCGGCCGATCCTGGTGCCGTGCGACGACTCGGTGGTACGGGTGGTGAGCGGCGTCGAACTGCCGATCCGGCGCTCGCGCGGGTATGCACCCCTGCCGATCGCGCTGCCGGTGTCCGTGCCCCCGACACTCGCGGTCGGCGCGGATCTGAAGAACACCATGGGGCTCGCCGAGGGCCGGTATGCGTGGCTGAGCCAGCACATCGGCGACATGGACGACCTCGCCACCCTGTCTGCGTTCGGCGCGGCGACAGCCCACCTCGGTGCGCTGACAGGAGTGCGACCGGAGATCCTGGTCGCCGACGCGCATCCCCGATACCGGTCCACTTCCTGGGCGCACCGCCACGCCGATGGCCGGCCGGTGCGCACCGTTCAACACCACCACGCCCACATCGCGGCGGTGATGGCCGAACACGGTCTGGACGGTTCCGGGCAGGTGCTCGGCTTCGCGTTCGACGGCACCGGTTACGGGACCGACGGCGCGGTCTGGGGCGGTGAGGTCCTGCTCGCCGACTACAAGGGCTTCCAACGGATCGCGCACATGAAATACGTTCCCCTGCCGGGCGGGGACGTGAGTGTGCTCCGACCCTACCGCATGGCCATGGCACACCTGTGGGCCGCCGGTGTGCCGTGGGCCGACGACCTGCCACCTGTTCGTGCCTGCCCGCCGGACGAGACCGCCGTACTGCTGCATCAACTCGAGACCGGGTTGGGCTGTGCCCCGACCTCCAGCATGGGCAGGCTGTTCGATGCGGTGGCCGCGCTGGCCGGGGTCCGCCAGGTGGTGGACTACGAAGCACAGGCGGCCATCGAACTGGAAGGCCTGTCGCGAGGCGCGGATCCGGGCGGGCTGCAGTACCGCTTCCTTATCGACTTCGCACCCGGCGCCACCGCGCTGATCGATCCCGCACCGCTCCTGAACGCCGTCGTCGACGATGTGCGCACCGGAGTTTCCTGCGGCGTGATCGGCGCCCGGTTCCACGCCGCCGTCGCCCGGTTGATCGTCTCTCTCACCGCAGAGTTCGCGACCGAAGGCGCGACGGTCGCCTTGTCGGGCGGCGTGTTCCAGAACGCCTTGCTCCTGGAGAACTCGATCACAGCTCTGCGCGACAACGGTTTCGAGGTCATCACCCATCGTCGGGTACCGCCCAACGATGGCGGCATCGCGCTGGGACAGATCATGGTCGGAACCTCGGGGTAG
- a CDS encoding HypC/HybG/HupF family hydrogenase formation chaperone — protein sequence MCLGIPGRVLHLLDGYGGQLALVDVAGEARKVNIGMLPGETFEAGDWVVIHMGFVVEKTDEAGADAALAGLKLMGSGDSP from the coding sequence ATGTGCCTGGGGATTCCCGGACGGGTCCTGCACCTGCTCGACGGTTACGGCGGTCAACTCGCCCTCGTCGACGTCGCAGGTGAGGCGCGCAAGGTCAACATCGGCATGCTGCCCGGGGAGACATTCGAGGCAGGCGACTGGGTTGTCATCCACATGGGCTTCGTCGTGGAGAAGACCGACGAAGCGGGGGCGGATGCTGCGTTGGCCGGCCTGAAGTTGATGGGCAGCGGGGACTCGCCGTGA
- a CDS encoding hydrogenase maturation protease: protein MKPTTLVAGIGNIFLGDDGFGPEVLRHVAPLLSDPAVRATDYGIRGMHLAYDLLDGYDALVLVDAIPDRGTPGAVHVFEADHGSLSAATGLDAHAMDPAAVFASLNALGGSPPYTVVIGCEVVCIEEHIGLSDAVASAVPAAVREVMNVVAGLSARTTAREG from the coding sequence ATCAAGCCCACCACGCTGGTAGCCGGTATCGGCAACATCTTCCTCGGCGACGACGGTTTCGGACCCGAGGTGTTGCGCCATGTCGCGCCACTCCTCAGCGACCCGGCAGTGCGTGCAACCGATTACGGTATCCGGGGCATGCACCTGGCGTACGACCTGCTCGACGGGTACGACGCGCTGGTGCTCGTCGATGCGATACCGGATCGCGGTACACCCGGCGCCGTGCACGTCTTCGAGGCCGATCATGGGAGCCTCTCGGCGGCAACCGGTCTCGATGCCCATGCGATGGATCCAGCAGCAGTGTTCGCAAGCCTCAACGCACTCGGCGGCAGCCCGCCCTACACCGTGGTGATCGGTTGCGAAGTGGTCTGTATCGAGGAGCACATCGGCCTTTCCGACGCCGTTGCATCCGCAGTTCCCGCCGCGGTCCGCGAGGTCATGAACGTGGTGGCTGGGCTGTCGGCACGCACCACGGCACGGGAGGGCTGA
- a CDS encoding DUF6084 family protein, which produces MTGPATSVTFAVLGVAPEPYAVTPVLTARVGIAAVGDDPIHAIALRCQVRIDPIRRTYSDAEAAGLTDLFGTRERWATTQHTFLWQHTTAMVQGFTGVTQIGMPLECTYDFEVSSAKYLHALRDGTVALQFLFSGTVFVQGTRGFSVQQVPWDREDRYDMPVSVWRDLMQQHFPNTGWLRLDRSTVDALAHYRSTHGLLSQDEAIMSLLARSSEDVQ; this is translated from the coding sequence ATGACCGGGCCGGCGACCTCGGTGACGTTCGCAGTGCTGGGAGTGGCGCCCGAACCGTACGCGGTGACCCCGGTCCTGACGGCAAGGGTCGGCATCGCCGCAGTCGGCGACGACCCGATCCACGCGATCGCGCTGCGCTGCCAGGTGCGGATCGACCCGATTCGGCGCACCTACTCCGACGCGGAGGCCGCGGGCCTGACCGACCTGTTCGGCACGCGGGAGCGCTGGGCCACCACGCAGCACACCTTCCTCTGGCAGCACACGACCGCCATGGTGCAGGGATTCACCGGAGTCACCCAGATAGGAATGCCGCTGGAGTGCACGTACGACTTCGAGGTGTCGTCGGCGAAGTATCTGCACGCCCTGCGCGATGGCACCGTTGCGTTGCAGTTCCTCTTCAGCGGAACGGTTTTTGTGCAGGGCACCCGTGGCTTCTCCGTCCAGCAGGTGCCGTGGGACCGAGAGGACCGCTACGACATGCCGGTGTCGGTGTGGCGCGACCTGATGCAGCAGCACTTCCCGAACACCGGCTGGCTACGGCTGGACCGCAGTACCGTCGACGCGCTCGCCCACTACAGGTCGACCCACGGGCTGCTGTCGCAGGACGAGGCCATCATGTCGCTGCTCGCCCGGTCGAGCGAGGACGTGCAATGA
- a CDS encoding DUF5947 family protein produces the protein MTSGSAYDVLARIRANRAAPRPAGESCEMCAEQIADDHRHVVNVEGRQLMCVCRGCYLLFTDRQATLRYRAVPDRYLAFPGFALDRRRWEALQIPVGLAFFFRNSHLDRTVAFYPGPAGATESELDLESWNDLRAADPRVDTLAEDTEALLVRVPDQQDAPPVCHLLPIDACYEFVGRLRLLWRGFDGGQDARRYMDDFFQTVADRSKVMVR, from the coding sequence ATGACCTCCGGGAGCGCCTACGACGTCCTGGCCCGCATCCGCGCCAACCGGGCGGCACCGCGCCCGGCTGGGGAATCCTGCGAGATGTGCGCCGAACAGATCGCCGACGACCACCGGCATGTGGTCAACGTCGAGGGCCGCCAACTGATGTGCGTCTGCCGTGGCTGCTATCTGCTGTTCACCGACCGGCAAGCCACCCTGCGGTATCGCGCAGTGCCGGACCGCTACCTGGCGTTCCCGGGTTTCGCGCTCGACCGCCGCCGGTGGGAGGCCCTGCAGATTCCGGTCGGACTCGCCTTCTTCTTCCGCAACTCCCACCTCGACCGGACGGTCGCCTTCTATCCCGGCCCCGCAGGGGCCACCGAATCTGAACTGGATCTGGAGTCCTGGAACGACCTTCGCGCTGCCGACCCCCGGGTCGACACCCTGGCCGAAGACACCGAGGCTCTGCTGGTGCGGGTCCCCGACCAGCAGGACGCGCCGCCCGTCTGCCATCTCCTGCCCATCGACGCCTGCTATGAGTTCGTCGGCCGGCTCCGGCTGCTGTGGCGCGGCTTCGACGGCGGGCAGGACGCGCGCCGGTACATGGACGACTTCTTCCAGACCGTCGCCGACCGGAGCAAGGTGATGGTCCGATGA
- a CDS encoding NifU family protein, protein MGPSGSSHPDESAADAQWRTAGDRIQALLDATSSGGAVARERAEQLVREITDLYGAGLERLLGLAVRASPAIADELVADDLIASLLLVHGLHPHPVERRITDALDSVRPYLGSHGGDVHLLSVEGEPGNFAVRLRFSGSCKSCPSSAVTLELAVEDAVRAAAPEISSIEVVPHEEDPTAAVIPAASLLDHVHAVRHVPAVWHPVPALAELVPGEVGGFHVAGMTVLACRVGDDVYAYRDRCAGCRESLAGAVLHRRLASADVVLRCPRCHAHFDVVHAGASADEITGSAQHLDPIPVLLRDGVLSMALPSASAESVA, encoded by the coding sequence ATGGGCCCGTCTGGATCGTCACACCCGGACGAATCCGCGGCGGATGCGCAATGGCGCACGGCGGGCGATCGGATACAGGCGCTGCTCGACGCGACATCGTCGGGCGGCGCCGTCGCGCGCGAACGCGCCGAGCAACTGGTACGCGAAATCACCGATCTCTACGGCGCCGGGCTGGAAAGGCTGTTGGGGCTCGCGGTTCGGGCGAGCCCCGCGATAGCCGACGAACTCGTTGCCGACGACCTGATCGCCAGTCTGCTTCTCGTGCACGGCCTGCACCCGCATCCCGTGGAACGCCGCATCACCGACGCGCTGGACTCCGTGAGGCCCTACCTCGGGTCGCACGGCGGCGACGTGCACTTGCTCAGTGTCGAGGGAGAGCCAGGGAACTTCGCCGTGCGCCTGCGGTTCTCCGGCAGCTGCAAGAGCTGCCCTTCGTCGGCGGTCACCTTGGAACTGGCGGTCGAGGACGCGGTGCGGGCCGCAGCGCCCGAGATCTCGTCCATTGAAGTCGTCCCGCACGAGGAGGATCCCACGGCCGCGGTGATTCCGGCCGCCTCGCTGCTGGATCATGTGCACGCGGTTCGGCATGTACCCGCCGTGTGGCATCCGGTCCCCGCCCTGGCCGAGCTGGTCCCCGGTGAAGTCGGCGGTTTCCACGTGGCCGGGATGACGGTGCTCGCCTGCCGTGTGGGCGATGACGTGTACGCCTACCGGGACCGCTGCGCCGGTTGCCGCGAGTCGCTCGCAGGCGCGGTCCTGCACCGCCGGCTGGCCTCGGCCGATGTGGTGTTGCGGTGCCCCCGCTGCCACGCGCACTTCGACGTCGTGCACGCCGGGGCGTCGGCCGACGAAATCACCGGGAGTGCCCAGCACCTGGACCCGATTCCGGTGCTACTGCGTGACGGCGTGCTGTCGATGGCACTCCCGAGCGCGTCGGCGGAGAGTGTGGCCTGA
- a CDS encoding nickel-dependent hydrogenase large subunit, whose product MSTTIIPEPSHVKRDPGQLVEMAWDPITRIVGSLGIYTKIDFENREVVECHSTSSIFRGYSIFMKGKDPRDAHFITSRICGICGDNHATCSCYAQNMAYGVQPPHIAEWIVNLGEAAEYMFDHNIFQENLVGVDYCEKMVSETNPSVLAKAENTQAAHAGEHGYRTIADIMRALNPFTGDFYREALQVSRWTREMFCLMEGRHVHPSTLYPGGVGTTATIQLMTDYMTRLMRYVEFMKKVVPMHDDLFDFFYDALPGYDQVGLRRTLLGCWGSFQDPEHCNFAYKDMENWGRKMFVTPGVVVDGKLVTTSLVDINLGIRILLGSSYYDDWKDQEMFVKTDPLGNPVDRRHPWNQHTNPKPQKRDFDDNYSWVMSPRWFDGTDHLALDTGGGPLARLWSTALAGLVDIGYVRSTGHSVQINLPKTALKGPVEFEWKIPQYGSNTIERNRARTYFQAYAAACALHFAEKALAEIRAGRTKTWEKFEVPDEGIGCGFTEAVRGVLSHHMVIRDGKIANYHPYPPTPWNANPRDSYGTPGPYEDAVQGQPIFEENSRENFKGIDIMRTVRSFDPCLPCGVHMYLGEGKSLDLLHSPTQSVTGE is encoded by the coding sequence ATGTCGACAACGATCATTCCCGAGCCGTCCCACGTGAAGCGCGATCCCGGACAACTGGTGGAGATGGCATGGGATCCCATCACCCGGATCGTGGGCAGCCTGGGCATCTACACCAAGATCGATTTCGAGAATCGCGAAGTCGTCGAGTGTCACAGCACCTCGTCGATCTTCCGCGGCTACTCCATCTTCATGAAGGGCAAGGATCCCCGCGACGCCCACTTCATCACCAGCCGCATCTGCGGGATCTGCGGCGACAACCACGCCACCTGCTCGTGTTACGCCCAGAACATGGCATACGGCGTGCAGCCGCCGCACATCGCCGAGTGGATCGTCAACCTCGGCGAAGCCGCAGAATACATGTTCGACCACAACATCTTTCAGGAGAACCTGGTCGGGGTCGACTACTGCGAGAAGATGGTCTCCGAGACGAACCCGAGTGTGCTGGCCAAGGCGGAGAACACCCAGGCGGCGCACGCCGGCGAGCACGGGTACCGGACCATCGCCGATATCATGCGCGCGCTCAACCCGTTCACCGGCGACTTCTACCGTGAGGCGTTGCAGGTCAGCCGGTGGACACGAGAGATGTTCTGCCTCATGGAAGGAAGGCACGTCCATCCCTCGACTCTCTACCCGGGCGGGGTGGGCACCACGGCGACGATCCAGTTGATGACCGACTACATGACCCGGCTGATGCGCTACGTCGAGTTCATGAAGAAGGTCGTGCCCATGCACGACGACCTCTTCGACTTCTTCTACGACGCGCTTCCCGGTTATGACCAGGTGGGTCTGCGACGCACGCTGCTGGGGTGCTGGGGGTCGTTCCAGGACCCCGAGCACTGCAACTTCGCCTACAAGGACATGGAGAACTGGGGCCGCAAGATGTTCGTCACCCCGGGCGTGGTGGTCGACGGCAAGCTCGTCACCACGTCGCTGGTGGACATCAACCTCGGTATCCGGATTCTTTTGGGCAGTTCGTACTACGACGACTGGAAAGACCAGGAGATGTTCGTCAAGACCGATCCACTCGGGAACCCGGTGGATCGGCGGCACCCCTGGAACCAGCACACCAACCCCAAGCCGCAGAAGCGCGACTTCGACGACAACTACAGCTGGGTGATGTCGCCGCGCTGGTTCGACGGTACGGACCATCTGGCGCTCGACACCGGTGGCGGACCGCTGGCGCGGCTGTGGTCCACCGCGCTCGCCGGCCTCGTCGACATCGGCTACGTGCGCTCGACCGGTCACAGCGTGCAGATCAACCTGCCGAAGACCGCGCTGAAGGGACCGGTCGAATTCGAGTGGAAGATTCCCCAGTACGGGAGCAACACCATCGAGCGCAACCGGGCCCGCACCTATTTCCAGGCCTACGCCGCGGCCTGCGCGCTGCACTTCGCCGAGAAGGCGCTGGCGGAGATCCGGGCCGGCCGCACGAAGACCTGGGAGAAATTCGAGGTGCCCGACGAGGGCATCGGGTGCGGGTTCACCGAGGCGGTGCGCGGAGTCCTGTCGCACCACATGGTGATCCGTGACGGCAAGATCGCGAACTACCACCCGTACCCACCGACGCCGTGGAATGCGAACCCACGCGACAGTTACGGCACGCCGGGCCCTTACGAGGACGCAGTCCAGGGCCAGCCCATCTTCGAGGAGAACAGCAGGGAGAACTTCAAGGGCATCGACATCATGCGGACGGTCCGCAGTTTCGACCCCTGCCTGCCGTGCGGGGTGCACATGTATCTGGGCGAGGGCAAGAGCCTGGATCTGCTGCACTCCCCCACTCAGTCGGTCACCGGGGAATAG
- a CDS encoding hydrogenase expression protein HypE: MPTEAAVKAEEALIHVLWINAGLSCDGDSVALTAATQPSIEEIALGALPGLPKIAVHWPLIDFECGPNGGADDFLEWFFKADRGELEPFVLVVEGSIPNEQLHDDGYWCGFGNDPATGQPMTTSEWLDRLAPKATAIVAVGTCATYGGIHAMAGNPTGAMGVPDYLGWEWKSKAGIPIVCVPGCPAHPDNMAETLTYLLYMATDQAPMIPLDDALRPQWLFGQTVHEGCDRAGYYEQGDFATEYGSPKCIVKLGCWGPVVKCNVPKRGWINGIGGCPNVGGICIGCTMPGFPDKFMPFMDEPPGGKVSTAASGLYGSVIRSLRHVTGKTVDKEPRWRHPGRTLETGATRTW; this comes from the coding sequence ATGCCGACAGAGGCGGCAGTCAAAGCAGAAGAGGCCTTGATCCACGTGCTGTGGATCAATGCCGGATTGAGTTGTGACGGCGACTCCGTGGCGTTGACTGCCGCCACACAACCGAGCATCGAGGAGATCGCCCTGGGCGCTCTTCCCGGTCTTCCCAAGATCGCCGTGCATTGGCCACTCATCGATTTCGAGTGCGGGCCCAATGGAGGTGCCGACGACTTCCTCGAATGGTTCTTCAAAGCAGACAGAGGCGAACTGGAACCGTTCGTGTTGGTCGTCGAGGGGTCCATCCCCAACGAACAACTCCACGACGATGGGTACTGGTGCGGTTTCGGAAACGACCCCGCAACCGGGCAGCCGATGACCACCAGCGAGTGGCTCGACCGGCTCGCACCCAAGGCGACTGCGATCGTGGCGGTCGGTACCTGCGCCACGTATGGCGGAATCCATGCGATGGCGGGTAATCCAACCGGCGCCATGGGCGTTCCGGACTACCTCGGATGGGAGTGGAAGAGCAAGGCCGGCATCCCGATCGTCTGCGTACCGGGATGCCCGGCGCATCCGGACAACATGGCCGAGACCCTGACCTACCTGCTCTACATGGCGACCGACCAGGCACCGATGATTCCGCTGGACGACGCACTACGGCCACAGTGGTTGTTCGGCCAGACCGTTCACGAGGGGTGCGACCGGGCCGGTTACTACGAGCAGGGTGACTTCGCCACCGAGTACGGCTCACCGAAATGCATTGTGAAGCTTGGTTGCTGGGGTCCGGTCGTCAAGTGCAATGTGCCCAAACGCGGCTGGATCAACGGCATCGGCGGTTGCCCGAACGTGGGCGGCATCTGCATCGGCTGCACCATGCCCGGGTTCCCGGACAAGTTCATGCCGTTCATGGACGAACCGCCGGGCGGCAAGGTCTCCACCGCCGCCTCCGGCCTGTACGGCTCCGTCATCCGCAGCCTGCGCCACGTCACCGGAAAGACCGTTGACAAGGAGCCCAGGTGGCGGCATCCCGGGCGCACACTCGAAACCGGAGCGACCCGTACCTGGTAG
- the hypB gene encoding hydrogenase nickel incorporation protein HypB, whose amino-acid sequence MCATCGCGEDGAVITLAGLHHDEHDDHGHDHDGHRHADHPHEHEHEHPHEHTHTTTVTLEQKVLAKNDLIADENRRWLAERDILALNMTSSPGAGKTTLLERTIRDLAGQRPIVVIEGDQETLLDANRIRDAGARAVQINTGAGCHLDAEMVRRALETLDPEPGSLLFIENVGNLVCPAMFDLGEHSKVVVISVTEGADKPLKYPHMFAAAGLVVVNKTDLLPYVDFDLGACTAWARSINADVTILPLSASTGDGVSDWYDWFGCLAGQPRSC is encoded by the coding sequence ATGTGCGCAACCTGTGGCTGCGGCGAAGACGGTGCGGTCATCACGCTGGCCGGCCTTCACCACGACGAACACGACGACCACGGTCACGATCACGACGGTCACCGCCATGCCGACCACCCACACGAGCACGAGCACGAGCACCCGCACGAGCACACTCACACCACGACGGTCACCCTGGAGCAGAAGGTCCTCGCGAAGAACGACCTGATCGCCGACGAGAACCGCAGGTGGCTGGCCGAGCGCGACATCCTGGCGCTGAACATGACGAGTTCGCCGGGCGCCGGGAAGACCACGCTCCTCGAACGCACCATTCGCGACCTGGCGGGACAACGGCCGATCGTGGTCATCGAAGGAGATCAAGAGACCCTGCTCGACGCGAATCGCATCCGGGACGCCGGCGCCCGTGCCGTACAGATCAACACCGGCGCGGGCTGCCATCTCGACGCCGAGATGGTGCGCCGTGCCCTCGAGACGCTCGATCCCGAACCGGGATCGCTGCTGTTCATCGAGAACGTCGGCAATCTGGTCTGTCCGGCCATGTTCGACCTCGGGGAGCACAGCAAAGTCGTGGTGATCTCGGTGACCGAGGGCGCCGACAAGCCACTGAAGTACCCCCACATGTTTGCCGCGGCGGGACTGGTCGTCGTCAACAAGACCGACCTGTTGCCCTACGTGGACTTCGACCTCGGCGCGTGCACCGCTTGGGCACGGTCGATCAACGCTGACGTCACCATCCTGCCGCTGTCGGCGTCCACGGGTGATGGCGTCTCCGATTGGTACGACTGGTTCGGATGTCTGGCAGGACAGCCGAGGAGTTGCTAG
- a CDS encoding hydrogenase maturation nickel metallochaperone HypA: protein MHEMAITQSLVDTVCEHAAGRRVHSVQLQVGALCAIVPAAMEFCFDLVTEGTVAAGAKLDVDVRPGAAQCRTCAARFELSDPILLCPCGSADVEVLEGRDMKILSMEVS, encoded by the coding sequence ATGCACGAAATGGCGATCACCCAGAGTCTTGTCGACACGGTGTGCGAGCACGCCGCAGGCCGGCGCGTGCACAGTGTCCAACTGCAAGTCGGCGCGCTCTGCGCGATTGTGCCCGCGGCGATGGAGTTCTGTTTCGACCTGGTGACCGAAGGGACCGTTGCCGCGGGAGCAAAGCTCGACGTCGACGTCCGACCGGGCGCCGCGCAGTGCCGCACGTGCGCTGCGCGTTTTGAGCTGAGCGACCCGATCCTGTTGTGCCCGTGTGGCAGTGCCGATGTCGAGGTGCTCGAAGGCCGGGACATGAAGATACTCTCGATGGAAGTGAGTTGA
- a CDS encoding alpha/beta fold hydrolase, whose translation MTTPQDVRIPSHGEQLAAYVYRPQSTDLDLPCIVMAHGFSATRDDGLPAYAEAFRDAGYVVVLFDYRHFGASTGEPRQLLDIGRQHEDYRTVIAWARRLDGIDPDRIVLWGSSFSGGHVLAVAAQDPRFAAVISQAPFTDSVPALREVPLRTAAALTLAGLRDQLDAWRGRPPRLVPVVGTPGTVAAMTSPGADAGFKAIVGPDSLWHNTFAARLMLRFPFYRPGRKTSEIRMPLLVCVCETDTTTPPGSTIKAAHRAPRGELRRYPYDHFDIYHDPRVKADQIDFLRRAVPAVLSDHA comes from the coding sequence ATGACGACGCCACAGGATGTCCGGATTCCGTCGCACGGTGAACAGCTCGCCGCCTACGTCTACCGGCCGCAGTCCACCGACCTCGACCTGCCCTGCATCGTCATGGCCCACGGCTTCAGCGCCACCCGCGACGACGGCCTGCCCGCCTACGCCGAGGCCTTCCGTGACGCCGGCTACGTCGTCGTCCTGTTCGACTACCGGCACTTCGGCGCCTCGACGGGCGAGCCACGGCAGCTGCTCGACATCGGCCGCCAACACGAGGACTACCGCACGGTCATCGCCTGGGCGCGCCGACTCGACGGCATCGATCCGGATCGGATCGTGCTGTGGGGGTCCTCCTTCAGCGGCGGTCACGTCCTCGCCGTGGCTGCGCAGGATCCGAGATTCGCGGCGGTGATCTCCCAGGCGCCGTTCACCGACTCCGTGCCCGCACTGCGCGAGGTCCCGCTCAGGACCGCAGCGGCGCTCACCCTGGCCGGACTCCGCGATCAACTGGACGCGTGGCGCGGACGTCCACCCCGGCTGGTTCCCGTCGTCGGCACCCCGGGCACCGTTGCTGCGATGACATCACCCGGCGCCGACGCCGGCTTCAAGGCGATCGTCGGCCCGGATTCTCTGTGGCACAATACTTTTGCGGCTCGCCTGATGCTGCGGTTCCCGTTCTACCGCCCCGGGCGGAAGACATCGGAGATCCGCATGCCGCTGCTGGTCTGCGTGTGTGAGACCGATACCACCACACCGCCGGGTTCGACGATCAAGGCGGCGCACCGGGCACCGCGTGGCGAACTTCGCCGCTATCCGTACGACCACTTCGACATCTACCACGACCCACGGGTCAAGGCCGACCAGATCGACTTCCTGCGACGCGCGGTGCCGGCCGTCCTGTCGGACCACGCCTGA